A window of Psychromonas sp. CNPT3 contains these coding sequences:
- a CDS encoding Acg family FMN-binding oxidoreductase, producing MERRNFIRVMGVGLAVATLTSTLSRYATNNDSIDYGWDGPDDSKSDIYLKVLAYAILCPNPHNKQPWLIKVNHPKSFDLYIDQTRLLPETDPFYRQIHIGQGCFLEMLSIAATGLGYHAEIEYFPQGEYKNTVLKSKPIARIVLTKHIKIDIDPLFNYILTRQSNKREYDNSRLTPDQKYQLQMLFMKTQSSLTIHDSKSDNRYLQHRLTEAMVIEVANKARDLETIKMFRFNDQEVQQYRDGFGLEHSGVTGIKKFMLETLFLDRKETEKDPSNFSKQSVDITRSISGSSSTFAWITTKGNSRLQQVKVGRDYCRLNLTTTAMGLAQHPMSQILQEYDDMLPLQAQFKQRFNIKAEQTVQMLVRLGKAKKTTHTPRRLVSSLLIS from the coding sequence ATGGAACGTCGAAATTTTATTCGCGTTATGGGCGTTGGGCTTGCTGTCGCGACTTTAACTAGTACATTAAGTCGTTACGCCACAAATAATGATAGCATTGATTACGGTTGGGATGGGCCTGATGACAGTAAGTCGGATATCTATTTAAAGGTACTCGCATATGCGATCCTTTGCCCTAACCCTCACAATAAACAGCCTTGGTTAATTAAGGTTAATCATCCTAAAAGTTTTGATCTGTATATAGATCAAACGCGTTTATTACCCGAAACAGATCCGTTTTATCGACAAATCCATATTGGTCAAGGCTGTTTTTTAGAAATGTTGAGCATTGCAGCAACGGGTTTAGGTTATCACGCTGAGATTGAGTATTTTCCACAAGGCGAATACAAAAACACAGTGTTAAAAAGTAAACCCATTGCCAGAATTGTATTAACTAAGCACATAAAAATAGATATTGATCCGCTCTTTAATTACATACTGACGCGCCAATCTAACAAACGTGAATACGATAATAGTCGCTTAACTCCCGATCAAAAATATCAGTTGCAAATGCTGTTTATGAAAACGCAGTCAAGTTTGACAATTCATGATTCAAAATCAGATAACCGTTATTTACAACACCGATTAACGGAAGCCATGGTGATTGAGGTAGCGAATAAAGCGCGAGATTTAGAGACCATCAAAATGTTTCGTTTTAACGATCAGGAGGTGCAACAATATAGAGACGGTTTTGGCCTTGAACATTCCGGCGTGACCGGGATTAAAAAATTTATGCTTGAAACTTTATTTTTAGATAGAAAAGAAACCGAAAAGGATCCCAGTAATTTTAGTAAACAAAGTGTTGATATAACACGCTCTATCAGTGGATCTAGTAGCACTTTTGCTTGGATAACCACAAAAGGAAATAGCCGCCTACAACAAGTTAAAGTAGGTCGTGATTATTGTCGTTTAAATTTAACAACGACAGCAATGGGTCTAGCGCAACATCCTATGAGTCAAATATTACAAGAGTATGATGATATGTTGCCCCTACAAGCACAATTTAAACAACGCTTTAATATAAAAGCCGAGCAAACCGTGCAGATGCTTGTACGTTTAGGCAAAGCAAAAAAAACAACACACACACCAAGGCGATTAGTCAGTAGTTTATTGATCAGTTAG